Proteins encoded within one genomic window of Saccharopolyspora pogona:
- a CDS encoding cation-translocating P-type ATPase, which yields MTALGGLRALASHLAAPAVVVARGVLGGGDSRRAWAADGRAHIEVRGVHEPGSESAAEQITDRLTQLPGVRWAEVNAALGRVIIGHAPEAVELAELVSAVEEAEQASGMGERPRREAGTVRPGDVARVFGNTVVMGANLAGLGYAVAARWLPVPAVPPSIPALVSTADSVQKIRGAVQARVGWTATDLLFGLGGAAANALAQRPTTLLADATHRFCLVRESQAVQRSWARREAEFGDRPEFHRCEPVDVGSRPAPLPNGPIERVANTSAVAGPAAFLGTLAVTRSLQRAQGFLVAGVPRAAGLGRDAFAAQLGIAVSERHALVLDPRILRRLDRIDTVVIDAGAVQTGTQRVCDVIPLNGEVDIARLWERAHALVGVVVHADAKRDGWALSQLGDADLSHVEREGAFRQAAGPGVHTCALNRDGHPVAIVEVEEELASLTDELLTAAREVGSVVLAGADPRLAGQFDVDRIAPAGTGLATLVRELQADGHGVAVVSRRSRAGLAAADLGIGVTGHGPPPWGAHLITGPGLGEACALLRLIPTARTVSRRSAQLAVIGSASGAVLAALGPAAGSQARAAVPVSTCALLALGAGAYWGMQAGRRPVPSDTARTPWHAMSPSTVLELLGSSPNGLTDDDAQQRALERQDHSQPGRTSLMLASLDELASPLTPALAGGAGISASIGATADAIIISGVLGLNALIGGVQRVSADRALRKLLDATAIPVALRRKDKRTRVPADELVPGDVIDLVAGDAVPADCRLLEADGVEVDESSLTGESQLVAKTTATTPAAAVADRHCMLYQGTAIAAGRAVAVVVATAEATEAGSAAGTDDAPDRPGGVAARLRTLTKVTVPISIGAGGLLLVADLIRRQPIGAALGRAVSLAVAAVPEGLPFVATVAELAAARRLSKRGALVHNSSTIEALGRADVLCFDKTGTLTEGRIALRGVSDGSTTRDIANLSTVDRKILAAALRASPAAQDGEILPHPTDRAVVNGARDLCVQPSEGTAGWQLVEELPFEPSRGYHMVLGRVGSDHLLSIKGAPEVVLAQCTHWRRDDVDLAFDDDARLGVEKEFDRLARQGYRVLAVAERPATGRRDLDDSRLRNLRLTGLIALADPVRPTAAAAVDQLQQAGVQIIMITGDHPSTAEAIAAELGILNDHQVMTGTELDALDDDELAAKAANIAVFARTTPAHKARVVQALQRTDRVVAVTGDGANDAPAIRIADIGIALGERATPAAREAADVVVTDDRIETIVDAIVEGRAMWASVRDSLALLLGGNLGEILYIVATGLLTPGGSMNARQMLLVNLLTDVIPAMAIAVRPPPEITPEMLLEEGPDASLGAALHRDIYRRGIITAASAFTAWVLGRATGTRRHADTVALVALVGAQLGQTLVIRGRTPLVVAGALASMAALAAIVQTPGLSHFFGSTPLLPHGWAIALGCTIAASAAGLVLQPRTRSQQAMRSESDNIVETVADHHHADPETTTHDHDGCEDRALCLTRGRTPVRADRTQPDQHDRPTSRDDANGQPPERVPSLVLGEDTPERS from the coding sequence GTGACCGCGCTTGGTGGGTTGAGAGCTCTGGCGTCGCACCTCGCGGCGCCGGCGGTGGTCGTCGCGCGCGGCGTCTTGGGTGGCGGCGATAGTCGGCGGGCGTGGGCCGCGGACGGTCGCGCGCACATCGAGGTGCGGGGCGTGCACGAGCCGGGGTCCGAATCGGCGGCCGAGCAAATCACCGATCGGCTCACGCAGCTGCCCGGTGTGCGGTGGGCCGAGGTCAACGCGGCGCTGGGCCGAGTGATCATCGGGCACGCCCCGGAGGCGGTCGAGCTCGCTGAATTGGTCAGCGCGGTGGAAGAAGCCGAGCAGGCCAGCGGTATGGGCGAGCGTCCTCGCCGCGAGGCTGGCACGGTGCGGCCGGGCGATGTCGCCAGGGTGTTCGGCAACACGGTGGTGATGGGGGCGAACCTGGCGGGCTTGGGTTATGCCGTGGCGGCCCGCTGGCTGCCGGTACCCGCCGTGCCGCCGTCCATTCCGGCGTTGGTCTCCACCGCTGACTCCGTGCAGAAGATCCGGGGTGCCGTCCAGGCTCGGGTGGGCTGGACGGCCACGGATCTGCTGTTCGGTCTCGGGGGCGCCGCAGCGAATGCCTTGGCGCAGCGGCCGACGACCTTGCTGGCAGACGCCACGCATCGGTTCTGCTTGGTGCGGGAGTCCCAGGCGGTGCAGCGAAGCTGGGCGCGGCGGGAAGCGGAGTTCGGGGACCGCCCCGAGTTCCACCGGTGCGAGCCTGTCGACGTGGGCTCCCGCCCGGCACCCCTGCCCAATGGACCGATCGAGCGGGTGGCGAACACCTCGGCGGTGGCCGGGCCCGCAGCCTTCCTGGGAACCCTGGCAGTGACACGGAGTCTGCAGCGGGCACAGGGCTTTCTGGTCGCGGGAGTGCCGCGAGCGGCCGGGCTGGGCCGGGATGCGTTCGCAGCACAGCTCGGGATCGCGGTCTCCGAGCGTCATGCGCTGGTGCTCGATCCACGAATCCTTCGCAGATTGGACCGGATCGACACGGTCGTGATCGACGCGGGCGCCGTGCAGACCGGAACTCAGCGTGTGTGCGACGTGATTCCGCTCAACGGTGAGGTCGACATCGCGAGGTTGTGGGAGCGGGCGCACGCCTTGGTCGGTGTGGTGGTGCACGCGGACGCGAAACGCGACGGCTGGGCGCTGTCACAACTGGGCGACGCAGATCTGTCGCACGTGGAGCGGGAAGGCGCGTTCCGGCAGGCGGCCGGTCCGGGGGTGCACACCTGCGCGCTGAACCGGGATGGGCACCCGGTTGCCATCGTCGAGGTCGAGGAGGAACTGGCGTCCCTGACCGACGAGCTTCTCACCGCGGCCCGTGAGGTGGGCTCGGTTGTGCTCGCTGGAGCAGACCCACGGCTTGCGGGGCAATTCGATGTCGATCGCATCGCGCCTGCCGGCACGGGCCTCGCGACGCTCGTGCGGGAGTTGCAGGCCGACGGCCACGGCGTCGCCGTGGTCTCGAGGCGTAGTCGTGCGGGCCTGGCCGCCGCCGATCTCGGAATCGGCGTCACCGGCCACGGGCCGCCCCCGTGGGGCGCGCACCTGATCACTGGTCCCGGCTTGGGCGAGGCGTGCGCCCTGCTGCGGTTGATCCCCACCGCGCGCACCGTCAGCCGACGCAGTGCCCAACTCGCCGTCATCGGCTCGGCCAGCGGCGCCGTGCTGGCCGCGCTCGGGCCTGCCGCGGGAAGCCAGGCCCGCGCGGCGGTGCCCGTGTCCACCTGTGCGCTCCTGGCCCTCGGCGCCGGTGCGTATTGGGGCATGCAAGCGGGGCGACGCCCGGTACCGTCCGACACCGCCCGCACGCCCTGGCACGCCATGTCTCCGTCCACGGTGCTGGAACTGCTCGGCAGCTCACCGAACGGCCTGACCGACGACGATGCGCAGCAGCGCGCACTCGAACGCCAGGACCACTCACAGCCGGGCCGGACCAGCCTGATGCTCGCGAGCCTGGACGAGTTGGCGAGCCCGCTGACACCCGCGTTGGCCGGTGGGGCGGGGATCTCCGCCAGCATCGGAGCGACCGCCGACGCGATCATCATCAGTGGCGTGCTGGGGTTGAACGCGCTGATCGGCGGCGTGCAACGGGTCAGCGCCGACCGCGCCTTGCGCAAACTCCTGGATGCCACCGCTATCCCGGTCGCATTGCGCCGCAAGGACAAACGCACCCGCGTGCCCGCCGACGAACTCGTACCCGGCGACGTCATCGACCTGGTGGCAGGCGACGCCGTCCCCGCGGATTGCCGCCTGCTGGAAGCCGACGGGGTCGAGGTCGACGAGTCCAGCCTGACCGGCGAATCCCAGCTCGTGGCCAAGACCACCGCCACCACACCCGCGGCCGCGGTGGCCGACCGGCACTGCATGCTCTACCAGGGCACCGCGATCGCAGCCGGACGCGCCGTCGCAGTCGTCGTCGCCACCGCAGAAGCCACCGAAGCCGGCAGCGCGGCAGGCACCGACGACGCCCCGGACCGTCCCGGCGGGGTGGCGGCGCGCTTGCGGACCCTGACCAAGGTCACCGTACCGATCTCGATCGGCGCCGGAGGCCTGCTGCTGGTCGCGGACCTGATCCGGCGTCAGCCCATCGGCGCGGCCCTGGGCCGAGCGGTGAGCCTGGCCGTCGCAGCAGTACCGGAGGGCCTGCCCTTCGTCGCCACCGTCGCCGAGCTGGCCGCAGCCCGGCGACTGTCGAAACGCGGTGCCCTCGTGCACAATTCCTCGACGATCGAGGCACTGGGCCGAGCGGACGTGCTGTGCTTCGACAAAACCGGCACCCTCACCGAAGGACGCATCGCCCTGCGCGGGGTATCCGATGGATCCACCACCCGCGACATCGCAAATCTATCCACAGTGGACAGAAAGATCCTCGCCGCCGCACTGCGCGCCAGCCCGGCAGCACAAGACGGTGAAATCCTGCCGCACCCCACCGACCGCGCAGTCGTCAACGGGGCCCGCGACCTCTGCGTACAGCCCAGCGAAGGCACCGCAGGCTGGCAGCTCGTCGAAGAACTCCCCTTCGAACCCTCGAGGGGCTACCACATGGTGCTCGGACGAGTCGGCAGCGACCACCTGCTGAGCATCAAAGGCGCCCCGGAGGTCGTGCTCGCCCAGTGCACCCACTGGCGCCGCGACGACGTGGACCTAGCCTTCGACGACGACGCACGCCTTGGTGTGGAGAAGGAATTCGACCGGTTGGCCCGCCAGGGATACCGCGTGCTGGCCGTCGCCGAACGGCCCGCCACCGGCCGCCGCGACCTCGACGACTCCCGCCTGCGCAACCTCCGCCTAACGGGCCTGATCGCCCTGGCCGACCCGGTCCGCCCCACCGCAGCCGCCGCAGTGGACCAACTGCAGCAAGCAGGCGTACAGATCATCATGATCACCGGCGACCACCCCAGCACCGCCGAAGCCATCGCCGCCGAACTCGGCATCCTCAACGACCACCAGGTCATGACCGGCACCGAACTCGACGCCCTCGACGACGACGAACTGGCCGCCAAGGCCGCCAACATCGCGGTTTTCGCCCGCACCACCCCAGCACACAAGGCACGTGTCGTCCAAGCACTGCAGCGCACCGACCGCGTCGTCGCCGTCACCGGCGACGGCGCAAACGACGCACCCGCGATCAGAATCGCCGACATCGGCATCGCGCTCGGCGAACGCGCCACACCCGCCGCCCGGGAAGCCGCCGACGTCGTGGTCACCGACGACCGCATCGAAACGATCGTGGACGCCATCGTCGAAGGACGCGCCATGTGGGCCTCGGTGCGCGACTCCCTGGCCCTGCTGCTGGGCGGCAACCTCGGCGAAATCCTCTACATCGTCGCCACCGGCCTGCTCACCCCCGGCGGCTCGATGAACGCCCGCCAAATGCTGCTGGTCAACCTCCTCACCGACGTCATCCCGGCCATGGCGATCGCAGTACGCCCCCCACCGGAAATCACGCCCGAGATGCTCCTGGAGGAAGGGCCCGACGCCTCCCTCGGCGCCGCACTGCACCGCGACATCTACCGGCGCGGCATCATCACCGCCGCATCCGCGTTCACCGCCTGGGTCCTCGGCCGCGCCACCGGAACCCGCCGACACGCCGACACCGTCGCGCTCGTCGCACTCGTCGGCGCCCAACTCGGCCAGACCCTGGTCATCCGCGGACGCACCCCACTGGTCGTGGCCGGTGCGCTCGCGTCCATGGCGGCACTGGCCGCCATCGTGCAAACCCCCGGCCTCAGCCACTTCTTCGGCTCCACACCCCTACTGCCCCACGGCTGGGCCATCGCCCTGGGCTGCACCATCGCCGCCAGCGCCGCCGGCCTCGTCCTCCAGCCGCGGACACGCAGCCAGCAGGCCATGCGGTCAGAATCCGACAACATCGTCGAGACCGTGGCCGATCACCACCACGCCGACCCGGAAACCACAACCCACGATCACGATGGCTGCGAAGATCGAGCGCTTTGCCTCACACGTGGGCGAACGCCGGTCCGGGCCGACCGCACGCAACCGGACCAACACGACCGCCCCACCAGCCGAGACGATGCCAACGGGCAGCCGCCGGAGCGGGTGCCGTCCCTTGTCCTCGGGGAAGATACGCCGGAACGGTCTTGA
- a CDS encoding wax ester/triacylglycerol synthase family O-acyltransferase — MARQTISALDMVFLCLERELTPMHLGGVAVFGPGRPVEGARLVELIADRASRQPRLRLRVNKSWLVPGHAHWEPQPGFDAENHVVAHHLPYPGGESELETLVSELMSSPLDVSRPLWEVHVITGLEGGRFAVFVKLHHALADGASAVELGLGLLDGFTPEDTPPEHTSPPSNLGSAASMLSNPGKARQMFDETLSAACDFLQVLRRPETVEIATSVLGHLRPAHRSPLAAPHTVAKRVDMLTLPRADLRRIKRRYGGTTNDIVLTVVTGALRQWLASRGHPVDELDLRALIPAQHRQANDSGNNQLSAYLCDLPVHEPDPSARLALIQSSMRRNKSNGPTCGAGALPVLASQLPPLLQQFLTPIAAHAAHLLFDTVITNVPLPDMEVSLDGARLHQLYPLVPLPAGHALSIAACPYRDNVHIGLLANRTALPDIEKLHHALPHALAELDDLAQ; from the coding sequence ATGGCGAGGCAGACTATCAGCGCGTTGGACATGGTGTTCCTGTGCCTGGAGCGGGAGCTCACGCCTATGCACCTTGGCGGCGTCGCGGTCTTCGGACCTGGTCGGCCGGTCGAGGGAGCACGGCTGGTAGAGCTGATCGCCGACCGGGCCTCACGTCAACCTCGCCTGCGGCTGCGCGTCAACAAATCATGGCTGGTACCCGGCCACGCCCACTGGGAACCCCAGCCCGGCTTCGACGCGGAAAACCACGTAGTCGCGCACCACCTGCCCTACCCGGGCGGGGAGTCCGAGTTGGAAACGCTGGTCTCCGAACTCATGAGTTCTCCGCTGGATGTTTCCCGACCGCTGTGGGAAGTCCACGTGATCACGGGTCTAGAGGGCGGCCGCTTTGCTGTGTTCGTCAAGCTCCACCACGCGCTGGCCGATGGCGCGAGTGCCGTCGAGCTCGGCCTCGGCCTGCTGGACGGCTTCACCCCGGAGGACACCCCGCCCGAGCACACGAGCCCGCCGAGTAACCTCGGCTCCGCTGCCTCAATGCTGAGCAACCCGGGGAAAGCGCGCCAGATGTTCGACGAGACTCTCTCTGCCGCATGCGACTTCCTGCAGGTGTTGCGTCGGCCTGAGACGGTCGAGATCGCCACGTCCGTGCTCGGCCACCTTCGGCCGGCCCACCGCTCACCCTTGGCGGCGCCGCACACCGTCGCCAAGCGCGTCGACATGCTCACCTTGCCCCGAGCAGATCTTCGCCGCATCAAGCGTCGCTACGGCGGCACCACGAACGATATCGTGCTCACCGTTGTCACAGGAGCGCTGCGGCAGTGGCTGGCCAGCCGGGGACACCCGGTCGATGAGCTCGACCTGCGCGCGCTCATTCCCGCCCAACACCGCCAGGCCAACGACTCGGGCAACAACCAGCTCTCCGCCTACCTCTGCGACCTACCCGTCCATGAGCCCGACCCTTCCGCCAGGCTCGCACTGATCCAAAGCTCCATGCGCCGCAACAAGTCCAACGGGCCCACCTGCGGCGCCGGTGCACTGCCCGTGCTGGCCTCCCAACTGCCACCGCTGCTGCAGCAGTTCCTCACTCCGATCGCCGCACACGCCGCCCACCTGCTATTCGACACCGTGATCACCAACGTGCCCCTGCCCGACATGGAGGTCTCCCTGGACGGCGCCCGCCTGCACCAGCTCTACCCCCTGGTGCCGCTGCCAGCCGGGCACGCGCTGTCCATCGCCGCCTGTCCCTACCGTGACAACGTCCACATCGGGCTCCTTGCCAACCGAACAGCACTGCCCGACATCGAAAAGCTCCACCACGCACTGCCACACGCCCTCGCCGAACTCGACGACCTCGCGCAATGA